The proteins below come from a single Acaryochloris sp. CCMEE 5410 genomic window:
- a CDS encoding polysaccharide biosynthesis tyrosine autokinase, whose product MTESSLYKPPNKLTHQQDALIAQTIDKDWGYGHLLSILVRRKFWFLGAFVGAIAGSIFLTLKTQPLYQSTMQLLVESNYQSKPNGLGPKTAENRFADPNVQVDLTTQLQVLAGSEVLSRAVERLQTEYPNITIEDLRSSLSFSPVYAPDSTGKGKVATKVLKATYISTQPEKTQEILETVLAVYQLYNLEQQKLRLSKGLAFIDKQLPEVRRSVLEAEAALKTFRSGTNVIDPATQAQTASTALDRIKTERQALDAQYRETYASYTSVQRQIQLAPEQARTSARLSESTRYQSLLNQIQQTELELAQQRQTLTEDHPVIFNLLNQRRDQLALLEQEVGRVLGGDAGQLPTSENQLNAGQFGDNDLSLVRQLSELQKNLQSLQARDRSLAQTEAKLTAELKQYPELLAQFNRLQPEVSTRRGTLQKLLEARQELGLEIARGGFDWQVVEAPQLGVQISPNARRNLMLGAVVGLFLGGLAAFVREAMDDKFHNSDDLGNQFPLPLLGAIPELSNADLRDSLILPVAETQSPTFTTPELFQWQPLRESLDLIYTNIQLLQTKNPYKTLMITSAGAGEGKSTLALGLAISAARLDQRVLVIDADLRNPSLHYMFNLNNHQGLSTLLNGNVTLAELQTTPQWVYMRWDESELDPGTLPPSDLSIDVLTAGPLSADPVKLLSLERMQDVLKAFENNYDLILIDSPPVLGVVDTIPIGLGCDGVVMVGRMKQVTRLELSKAISAHKKLNVIGLVANGVNPTHKNYAYLKA is encoded by the coding sequence GTGACTGAAAGCAGTTTATATAAACCCCCTAATAAGCTTACTCATCAACAAGATGCTTTAATTGCCCAAACCATTGATAAGGACTGGGGTTATGGACATCTGCTTTCTATCTTGGTCCGGCGGAAATTTTGGTTTTTAGGTGCCTTTGTCGGTGCCATCGCTGGTTCTATATTCTTAACTTTGAAAACTCAGCCCCTGTATCAAAGCACGATGCAGCTTTTGGTGGAGTCTAACTATCAGTCCAAACCCAATGGTTTAGGGCCGAAGACGGCAGAAAATCGATTCGCTGATCCGAACGTTCAAGTGGATCTCACAACGCAATTGCAGGTGTTGGCGGGGTCGGAAGTTTTGTCTAGGGCCGTTGAACGCCTACAAACAGAATATCCAAATATCACCATTGAGGATTTAAGGTCCTCCTTGTCCTTTAGTCCTGTGTATGCCCCAGATAGTACAGGTAAAGGCAAGGTCGCGACTAAAGTCTTAAAAGCCACCTATATCAGTACTCAGCCTGAAAAAACCCAAGAGATTTTAGAAACGGTTTTAGCGGTTTATCAACTCTACAATTTAGAACAGCAGAAGCTCCGTCTGTCCAAAGGTTTAGCGTTTATTGATAAGCAATTGCCAGAGGTTCGCCGCAGCGTTTTAGAAGCAGAGGCGGCTCTAAAGACCTTTCGCAGTGGCACCAATGTGATTGACCCTGCCACCCAAGCCCAAACGGCATCCACGGCTTTGGATCGGATCAAAACCGAACGACAGGCGTTAGATGCTCAATACCGGGAAACCTATGCCAGCTATACCAGTGTGCAGCGGCAGATTCAGCTAGCCCCAGAGCAAGCCCGAACATCAGCTCGTTTAAGTGAATCGACTCGGTATCAGTCCCTGTTGAATCAAATTCAGCAAACGGAATTAGAGCTAGCGCAACAACGCCAAACCTTAACGGAAGATCATCCCGTCATTTTCAACTTACTCAATCAACGTCGAGACCAATTGGCCCTACTAGAGCAGGAAGTCGGTCGGGTCTTAGGGGGCGATGCAGGGCAGTTGCCCACCAGCGAGAATCAGCTCAATGCTGGCCAGTTTGGAGACAATGATTTATCCCTCGTTAGGCAGTTGAGTGAGCTTCAGAAAAACCTACAGAGCCTCCAAGCACGCGATCGCAGTTTAGCTCAGACCGAAGCGAAATTAACCGCTGAACTGAAGCAATACCCGGAGTTATTAGCCCAGTTCAATCGCCTTCAACCAGAAGTTTCCACTCGGCGAGGAACGTTGCAAAAGCTGCTAGAAGCTCGGCAAGAGCTGGGGTTAGAGATTGCTCGAGGTGGCTTTGATTGGCAAGTGGTCGAGGCCCCCCAACTGGGAGTGCAAATTAGCCCCAATGCCCGTCGTAACTTGATGTTGGGCGCAGTGGTGGGATTATTTCTAGGGGGGCTCGCGGCCTTTGTGCGCGAGGCGATGGACGATAAGTTCCATAACTCAGATGATTTGGGCAATCAGTTCCCCTTGCCTTTACTGGGAGCGATTCCTGAACTTTCAAACGCTGACTTGCGTGATTCGCTTATTCTGCCGGTAGCCGAAACCCAAAGCCCCACCTTTACGACCCCGGAACTGTTTCAGTGGCAGCCCCTGCGGGAATCTCTGGACTTGATTTATACCAACATCCAGCTGTTACAAACCAAAAATCCCTACAAAACCTTGATGATTACTTCAGCTGGGGCTGGAGAAGGCAAATCAACCTTGGCCTTAGGCCTAGCGATTAGTGCTGCCCGCTTAGATCAACGAGTCCTTGTGATTGATGCGGATTTGCGAAATCCAAGCTTGCACTACATGTTTAACTTGAATAACCACCAAGGACTATCAACCCTGCTCAATGGGAATGTCACCTTGGCAGAGCTTCAGACGACTCCGCAATGGGTGTATATGCGGTGGGATGAGTCTGAACTAGATCCAGGTACCTTGCCTCCGTCTGATCTCAGCATTGATGTGTTAACGGCGGGGCCGCTATCGGCTGATCCAGTCAAGCTGCTGAGCTTAGAACGGATGCAAGATGTGCTTAAAGCTTTTGAAAATAACTATGACTTGATTTTGATTGATAGTCCGCCCGTTTTGGGCGTTGTCGATACCATTCCCATCGGTTTAGGGTGCGATGGTGTTGTGATGGTGGGGCGGATGAAACAAGTCACCCGGTTAGAATTATCGAAAGCAATTTCTGCTCACAAGAAATTGAATGTGATTGGCCTCGTGGCAAATGGCGTTAATCCCACCCACAAAAATTATGCTTACCTAAAAGCTTAA
- a CDS encoding transposase family protein, producing MIKNPLDYIHKYPHRSKRVLGIEYPQFLQLLEQAELKHNEQKAEIERHKSRVNAKGGGRKPLLSVAEEVCLCLFYLRHYPTFEVLGLQFGVSKSEANDTVHYWLAILRALLPASLFEQVESNPSDYAIVQEWLTQFQLIVDSFEQARERPSDNEEQRLYFSGKRNSTPSSRRL from the coding sequence ATGATCAAAAATCCCCTTGATTATATTCATAAATATCCCCATCGCAGCAAGCGAGTGTTGGGCATTGAATACCCTCAATTTCTCCAACTGTTGGAACAAGCCGAGTTGAAGCACAACGAGCAAAAAGCCGAGATAGAGCGACATAAAAGCCGGGTCAATGCCAAAGGAGGAGGACGCAAACCGCTGTTATCCGTCGCAGAGGAGGTTTGCCTGTGCCTGTTCTACTTGCGGCACTATCCCACCTTTGAGGTGTTAGGACTCCAGTTTGGGGTGTCCAAGAGTGAGGCAAATGATACGGTTCACTACTGGCTGGCGATTCTACGAGCACTGCTCCCTGCGAGTTTGTTTGAGCAAGTGGAATCCAACCCGAGCGATTATGCCATTGTCCAGGAGTGGTTAACTCAGTTCCAGTTGATTGTCGATAGCTTCGAGCAAGCCAGAGAACGCCCCAGCGACAACGAAGAGCAACGCTTGTATTTTTCTGGCAAAAGAAACAGCACACCTTCAAGTCGCAGATTGTGA
- a CDS encoding lipopolysaccharide biosynthesis protein → MRIRKTNHTADAFFSTKHLQGNLKQRAVRGGATTITAQGLKFTLTLVANVVLGRFLTPNDYGLVGMVTAVMGFVTIFKDLGLSMATVQKEDINHEQVSTLFWINVSFSLGVAILAACLSPLIAGFYNEPRLTLITIALAGGIVMGGLGVQHTALLQRQMSYNALAFNDIFAQFSGVSAAFLCVWFGWGYWSLIALSLVTISVNTLGIWIACRWVPGLPTWNTEMRSLMVFGSNITGFSIVNYLSLNLDNVLIGKFWGSQQLGLYAKAYQLLLLPISQINAPITNVAVPVLSRLVDNPHRYRQVYLRILEKLMLLTLPIILFMIAASDWLIQVLLGSQWLGASAIFALLGISGLMRPIANSVGWLFITQDRTDDLFRWGLLSSTITIFSFGVGLPWQALGVAISYSSVALGITMPLLFFVVGRQGPVKTKDFYITIAPLGFATIWTLLALGTLRYFVQPQPFWGCCLAFVVTVCSFFTALVTLPKGRRILGDLQQLMSDLKAA, encoded by the coding sequence TTGCGTATCCGAAAGACTAACCATACTGCAGATGCTTTCTTCAGTACAAAGCATTTGCAAGGCAATTTAAAGCAACGCGCTGTGCGAGGTGGTGCCACCACGATCACGGCTCAAGGGTTGAAGTTTACGCTGACCCTTGTGGCCAATGTTGTGTTGGGGCGTTTCTTAACCCCGAATGACTATGGCTTAGTGGGGATGGTAACCGCAGTCATGGGCTTTGTGACGATCTTCAAAGATCTGGGTCTATCCATGGCAACGGTCCAGAAAGAAGACATTAATCATGAGCAGGTCAGTACGCTGTTCTGGATTAATGTGAGCTTTAGCTTAGGAGTTGCAATTCTCGCGGCTTGCCTCTCACCCTTGATCGCTGGCTTTTACAATGAGCCGAGGCTGACCCTGATTACCATTGCTTTAGCCGGTGGCATTGTCATGGGGGGCTTAGGGGTGCAACATACGGCGCTACTCCAGCGGCAAATGTCTTACAACGCCTTAGCTTTTAACGATATTTTTGCCCAGTTCTCTGGAGTGAGTGCGGCCTTTCTATGTGTGTGGTTCGGTTGGGGCTACTGGTCACTGATTGCCCTTTCCCTGGTGACGATTAGCGTCAATACCCTGGGCATTTGGATAGCCTGTCGATGGGTGCCGGGTTTACCCACCTGGAATACGGAGATGCGATCGCTGATGGTCTTCGGCAGCAATATCACTGGCTTCAGTATTGTGAACTACTTGTCCCTCAATTTGGACAACGTGTTAATTGGTAAGTTTTGGGGCTCCCAGCAATTAGGACTCTACGCTAAAGCCTATCAACTCTTGCTTTTGCCGATTAGCCAAATTAACGCTCCGATCACCAATGTGGCCGTTCCCGTGCTCAGTCGCTTAGTAGACAACCCGCATCGATATCGACAAGTCTATTTGCGCATCTTAGAAAAACTCATGCTATTGACCTTGCCGATTATCCTATTTATGATTGCGGCATCAGATTGGCTGATTCAGGTGCTATTGGGCTCTCAGTGGCTCGGTGCCAGCGCCATCTTTGCATTACTGGGAATTTCAGGGCTGATGCGGCCCATCGCCAATTCTGTAGGCTGGTTATTTATTACCCAAGATCGAACGGATGATTTATTCCGATGGGGCCTTTTGAGTTCGACGATTACCATTTTCTCGTTTGGGGTTGGCCTACCCTGGCAGGCTCTGGGGGTGGCCATCTCTTATTCCAGTGTCGCCCTAGGTATCACGATGCCCTTACTATTTTTTGTGGTGGGGCGACAGGGGCCTGTCAAAACGAAAGACTTCTATATAACCATTGCTCCCCTTGGCTTTGCGACGATTTGGACCCTTTTGGCCCTCGGAACCCTACGATACTTTGTTCAACCTCAGCCTTTTTGGGGGTGCTGTCTTGCGTTTGTCGTGACGGTCTGCAGCTTTTTTACGGCTTTAGTCACACTTCCCAAAGGCAGGCGCATCCTCGGGGATCTGCAACAATTAATGTCTGATTTAAAGGCGGCATAA
- a CDS encoding glycosyltransferase encodes MKIALVHDYLTQRGGAERVFELLCRHFPSADIFTSLYDPQQTIELGDRLVHTTLLQKLPGATRYFRLLAPFYYPAFRALDLQKYDLIISSSTSFAKAVRTRPDAKHICFCHNITRFLWDTQTYLREYADYQHLYPFIEKMFRVMRRADLAYAQEPDLYIANSTEVARRIQSTYSKQAIVVNYPIDNSKFSFSDQKEDFFLVSARLLGYKRVDVIIDAFNQLGWPLKIMGDGPEREHLERRAKSNIEFLGYISDAERCHLMSKAKAVVVAALEDYGLVPVEANASGTPVVSFGAGGVIDTQVPGQTGVFFHQQTASSLQAALVRSQQIEWDYQYIRDHALSHFSEPVFFQKIHQVINQIYPTQTINQNSFVPSIS; translated from the coding sequence ATGAAGATTGCCCTAGTTCATGACTATCTGACCCAGCGCGGAGGCGCTGAGAGGGTTTTCGAGCTGTTGTGTCGTCACTTCCCCAGTGCAGATATATTCACTTCCCTCTATGATCCTCAGCAAACGATAGAGTTGGGAGATCGCCTCGTCCATACAACCCTTCTGCAAAAATTACCCGGAGCCACTCGGTATTTTAGGTTGCTGGCACCTTTCTATTACCCAGCGTTTAGGGCGTTAGATTTACAGAAATATGACCTCATCATTAGCAGTAGCACCAGCTTTGCCAAAGCGGTGCGCACCCGACCGGATGCCAAACATATCTGCTTTTGCCATAACATCACCCGTTTCCTGTGGGATACCCAAACATATTTGCGGGAGTATGCGGATTATCAGCATCTCTACCCCTTTATAGAAAAAATGTTTCGGGTGATGAGGAGGGCTGATCTGGCCTATGCCCAAGAACCTGATCTATATATTGCTAACTCTACTGAAGTCGCCCGCCGTATCCAGTCGACTTACAGTAAACAAGCGATAGTAGTTAATTACCCAATTGATAATTCTAAGTTCTCTTTTTCAGACCAAAAAGAGGATTTTTTCTTGGTATCTGCCCGATTGTTGGGGTATAAGCGTGTTGACGTTATTATTGATGCGTTTAATCAGTTAGGTTGGCCGTTAAAAATTATGGGAGATGGCCCGGAACGGGAGCATTTGGAACGACGCGCTAAGTCAAATATCGAGTTTCTAGGGTATATCTCTGATGCCGAACGCTGTCATCTGATGTCTAAAGCTAAAGCGGTGGTCGTGGCGGCACTGGAAGATTATGGTTTGGTTCCCGTTGAGGCCAATGCGAGTGGAACACCTGTGGTTTCTTTTGGTGCAGGTGGTGTTATCGATACCCAAGTTCCAGGTCAAACAGGTGTGTTTTTCCATCAACAAACGGCCTCATCCTTGCAGGCAGCGCTTGTGCGATCGCAACAGATCGAATGGGACTATCAATATATCCGTGACCATGCCCTGTCACACTTTTCTGAGCCCGTCTTTTTTCAAAAAATCCATCAAGTTATTAACCAGATTTATCCGACCCAAACCATTAATCAAAATTCTTTTGTTCCTTCTATAAGTTGA
- a CDS encoding glycosyltransferase produces the protein MKIAFLVGAFPSISETFILNQITHILDEKHTIDMYASRPQNMTTVHPDVEKYQLLDCTQYYPSMPTNYLLRSLKALLLVLKGCLKDPVLIFRSLNIWRYGKQALSFRLLYAVIPFLKQRPTYDVVHCHFGHLGILGSQLRDIGAVQGKLCTTFHAWDITEYLEEAGIDAYQQLFSKGERFLPISHYWQNRLIELGCPAHKITVHHMGIDCDQFLWIARQIQEGEPVQITTVARLVEKKGVEYGIRAIAQLKNCTSPVKYSIVGDGPLRDSIEQLITELDVGSMVKLVGWKSQDEVIEILNQTHLLLAPSVTGQKGDQEGIPVALMEAMAMGLPVVSTHYSGIPELVEHDVSGFLLPERDPDAIAEKLIYLIEHSERWVKMGQSGRAYVQSHFNINQLTQQLIRIYKQM, from the coding sequence ATGAAAATTGCTTTTTTGGTCGGAGCGTTTCCATCCATATCAGAAACTTTTATTCTGAACCAAATTACTCATATTCTTGATGAGAAACACACGATAGATATGTATGCCAGTCGCCCTCAGAATATGACGACAGTTCATCCGGATGTTGAAAAATATCAGCTTTTGGACTGCACTCAGTACTATCCGTCGATGCCAACAAACTACCTTTTAAGGAGTTTGAAAGCACTGCTGCTGGTTCTCAAAGGCTGCTTGAAGGATCCTGTTCTCATCTTTCGATCTCTAAATATCTGGCGCTATGGCAAGCAAGCCCTATCATTTCGGCTGCTATATGCTGTGATTCCGTTTCTCAAACAACGCCCCACCTATGATGTGGTGCATTGTCATTTTGGACATTTAGGCATCTTAGGATCACAACTGCGGGATATTGGCGCTGTTCAGGGTAAGCTGTGCACCACCTTTCATGCGTGGGATATCACTGAGTATTTGGAAGAAGCTGGAATAGATGCATATCAACAACTCTTTAGCAAAGGCGAGCGCTTCTTACCCATTAGCCATTACTGGCAAAATCGATTAATTGAGCTGGGGTGCCCTGCCCATAAAATTACAGTTCATCATATGGGCATTGACTGTGATCAGTTCTTGTGGATTGCTAGGCAAATCCAAGAGGGTGAGCCTGTGCAGATCACTACCGTGGCTCGCCTAGTTGAAAAGAAAGGGGTTGAGTACGGGATTCGTGCGATTGCGCAACTCAAAAATTGCACTTCTCCAGTTAAATATTCCATTGTTGGTGATGGCCCCTTACGAGATTCCATCGAACAACTGATCACAGAGCTAGATGTCGGCTCTATGGTTAAGTTGGTGGGATGGAAATCCCAAGACGAAGTGATTGAGATTTTAAATCAGACTCACTTATTACTAGCTCCCAGTGTAACTGGTCAAAAGGGTGATCAAGAGGGAATTCCAGTGGCGTTGATGGAGGCCATGGCCATGGGATTACCGGTCGTGAGCACCCATTACAGCGGTATTCCCGAATTAGTGGAACATGATGTGTCGGGTTTTCTGTTACCGGAGCGAGACCCAGATGCGATCGCAGAAAAACTCATCTATCTCATCGAACACTCAGAACGCTGGGTCAAGATGGGGCAGTCTGGACGGGCTTATGTTCAATCCCACTTCAATATCAACCAGCTCACACAACAGTTAATTCGTATTTATAAGCAAATGTAA
- a CDS encoding class I SAM-dependent methyltransferase: MTPTSTDHPLDTINQVEPRLNPSWTSDRYYILVKLRQALEQTIANHVQPFHQQHHDLTAIDMGCGSMPYRSLFTPTVQNYLGADLASNPLADLAIDPDTGSVDLGDHSVDLVISTQVLEHVESPAAYLAEAHRVCKANGLLLLSTHGYWPYHPIPTDYWRWTGAGLTKLLTDCHWEVVEITGVLGFAAASACLIQDALIPKIRSPFKRVFAVLMQQVIRCLDRSYSPEQRQENSAVYLVVARPLVNSSKSI; this comes from the coding sequence ATGACCCCAACTTCAACGGACCATCCGCTCGACACGATCAATCAAGTTGAGCCTCGTCTCAACCCATCCTGGACCAGCGATCGCTACTACATTTTAGTGAAGCTTCGTCAGGCCCTTGAGCAAACGATTGCGAACCATGTTCAACCCTTCCACCAACAGCATCATGACTTAACCGCGATCGATATGGGCTGTGGCTCGATGCCCTATCGTAGTTTATTCACCCCAACAGTTCAGAACTATTTGGGGGCCGACTTAGCGAGTAACCCCCTGGCTGATTTAGCCATTGATCCGGATACCGGCAGTGTTGACCTGGGTGACCACAGTGTTGATTTAGTGATTTCCACCCAAGTGTTGGAACATGTCGAATCTCCCGCTGCTTACTTAGCGGAAGCCCATCGGGTCTGCAAAGCCAACGGCCTCTTGCTTTTATCTACCCATGGCTATTGGCCCTATCATCCTATTCCGACGGATTATTGGCGCTGGACTGGAGCCGGTCTCACCAAGCTGTTGACAGACTGCCATTGGGAAGTGGTTGAGATTACTGGAGTGCTGGGATTCGCAGCCGCTTCAGCCTGCCTGATTCAAGATGCCTTAATCCCTAAGATAAGAAGTCCCTTTAAACGAGTATTTGCTGTATTGATGCAACAGGTTATTCGCTGTTTAGACCGTTCCTATTCCCCTGAACAGCGTCAAGAAAATTCCGCTGTTTATCTAGTTGTGGCTCGGCCACTTGTCAACTCAAGCAAATCAATATAG
- a CDS encoding bifunctional 2-polyprenyl-6-hydroxyphenol methylase/3-demethylubiquinol 3-O-methyltransferase UbiG: MTNNVEQVRNYYNEFRDTRMLSYRLYGNPRIDKAVELIGKYTRPDSKVLDIGCGIGLVSEKIGAKIKTGHVWACDIADKNIAYAQQTVIDKNITFLKVDIINEFKKIEDTIQQPVDLVSMVDVIEHLPPNHYEAFFANLGRVTAGDAVVVLTYPSPEYQRYLHLHNPDELQVIDETIEIGDLIQWAAHGNFKLQYFGYPDLDRKNQYVHCVLAKDLAYDEVPRISFKEQVKRYGIKAKNKLIMPILKYKYIKKPFNQ, from the coding sequence ATGACCAACAACGTAGAACAAGTCAGAAATTACTACAATGAATTCCGCGATACGCGGATGTTGAGCTATCGCCTGTATGGCAACCCGCGGATCGACAAAGCAGTCGAACTGATTGGGAAATATACACGGCCAGACAGCAAGGTTCTGGATATCGGGTGTGGTATCGGGCTAGTATCCGAAAAGATTGGGGCCAAGATTAAGACAGGGCATGTTTGGGCCTGTGATATCGCCGATAAAAATATCGCCTATGCCCAACAAACAGTGATAGATAAAAATATCACTTTTTTAAAGGTTGATATTATTAATGAATTTAAAAAAATTGAAGACACTATCCAACAGCCCGTGGATCTCGTGTCGATGGTGGATGTGATTGAGCATCTTCCTCCAAACCACTATGAAGCCTTTTTCGCGAATTTAGGCCGTGTTACGGCTGGGGATGCGGTCGTGGTCTTAACCTATCCTAGTCCTGAATATCAGAGATATCTACATCTGCATAACCCGGATGAGCTACAAGTGATTGATGAAACCATTGAAATTGGTGATTTGATCCAGTGGGCGGCCCATGGGAATTTCAAATTACAGTATTTTGGCTACCCGGACTTAGATCGAAAAAATCAGTATGTCCATTGTGTACTGGCTAAAGACTTAGCCTATGATGAAGTCCCTCGGATTAGCTTCAAAGAACAGGTTAAACGGTATGGAATTAAAGCAAAAAACAAGTTAATAATGCCCATTCTGAAGTACAAATACATTAAAAAGCCCTTCAATCAATAG